The following are encoded together in the Halobaculum limi genome:
- a CDS encoding NUDIX hydrolase, whose amino-acid sequence MDEPFLEATISIRGVIRRSDGSVLVIRRASDDGWELPGGRIHRNESVRDCLVREIDEETGLDVSVHGPVEATAWQNRSGHGRFAVYYRCTTDTRSVTLSDEHTDAEWVGGAHARDRLSDPQAAATARAVSADD is encoded by the coding sequence ATGGACGAACCGTTCCTCGAGGCGACGATCAGTATCCGCGGCGTGATCCGTCGATCCGACGGGTCCGTCCTCGTCATCCGCCGGGCGAGCGACGACGGCTGGGAACTCCCCGGTGGCCGGATCCACCGGAACGAGTCGGTCCGGGACTGTCTCGTCCGTGAGATAGACGAGGAGACCGGACTGGACGTCTCGGTTCACGGCCCGGTCGAGGCGACGGCGTGGCAGAACCGGTCCGGCCACGGCCGGTTCGCGGTGTACTACCGCTGTACGACCGACACGAGGTCCGTCACGCTGAGCGACGAACACACCGACGCGGAGTGGGTCGGGGGCGCTCACGCCCGTGACCGCTTGAGCGATCCGCAGGCGGCGGCGACCGCCCGAGCGGTCAGTGCGGACGACTGA
- a CDS encoding Gfo/Idh/MocA family protein, producing MSKLAVGVVGAGWMATDYHIPAFTSHPDTRMVAFAERDEPRRLTVQSDRSLPGYEDVASMLSAHDLDVVSICTPPSTHEEIFLAAVDAGCHVLCEKPLALTAESARRMADAADAAGVVTQVGYLHRYYRNYQRAIQILSKDLIGDVVEVSVAHHSAPPSVGWYYDPRLSGGGVARDLLPHTLDVLFEVFDATPEVTDATVRYLRDRSVEDAASVSLDFDGTPVKLSTTWTQTDGVSRFLVVGTEGWVELDPEMLRGEIHGRTIEFQHGELPLVDIGVATLFPASDDDAHTARIHDFADHAAAGDRETAAPAERGVDVARVIDAVYDRCDVTREEAR from the coding sequence ATGAGCAAACTGGCCGTCGGTGTGGTCGGGGCCGGCTGGATGGCCACCGACTACCACATCCCGGCGTTCACCAGCCACCCGGACACACGGATGGTCGCCTTCGCCGAACGCGACGAACCGCGCCGACTGACCGTCCAGAGCGACCGTTCCCTCCCGGGATACGAGGACGTCGCGTCGATGCTGTCGGCGCACGACCTCGACGTCGTCAGTATCTGTACCCCGCCGAGCACCCACGAGGAGATATTCCTCGCCGCCGTCGACGCCGGCTGTCACGTCCTCTGTGAGAAACCGCTGGCGCTGACGGCCGAGAGCGCACGTCGGATGGCCGACGCCGCCGATGCGGCGGGTGTCGTCACGCAGGTTGGCTATCTCCACCGCTACTATCGGAACTACCAGCGGGCCATACAGATCCTCTCGAAGGACCTCATCGGCGACGTGGTCGAGGTGAGCGTCGCTCACCACTCGGCCCCGCCGTCCGTCGGGTGGTACTACGATCCGCGCCTCTCCGGCGGGGGCGTCGCCCGCGACCTGCTCCCCCACACGCTGGACGTCCTCTTCGAGGTGTTCGACGCCACACCCGAGGTGACCGACGCGACCGTCCGCTACCTCCGGGACCGGTCGGTCGAGGACGCCGCCAGCGTGTCGCTGGACTTCGACGGGACGCCGGTGAAGCTGTCGACGACGTGGACACAGACGGACGGCGTGAGCCGCTTCCTCGTCGTCGGCACCGAGGGATGGGTGGAGCTGGACCCGGAGATGCTTCGGGGAGAGATCCACGGCCGAACGATCGAGTTCCAGCACGGCGAGTTGCCGCTGGTCGACATCGGCGTCGCGACGCTGTTCCCGGCGAGCGACGACGACGCCCACACGGCACGCATCCATGACTTCGCCGACCACGCGGCGGCCGGCGACCGGGAGACGGCGGCCCCCGCCGAACGCGGTGTCGACGTCGCGAGGGTCATCGACGCGGTGTACGACCGGTGTGACGTGACCCGGGAGGAAGCGCGATGA
- a CDS encoding PQQ-dependent sugar dehydrogenase: MIRSPKQDDSISRRQLLRTAGAVGVAGALAGCSFGGRQQTEEPEPTATDTATATSSPDTESKGPSEPYFEQGATVGLEEVATGLSSPNALVTADEDVDRRFIIDQTGGIYVHDADGLRSTPFLDLSDRIVALGEGLPNWIPYDERGLLGLAFHPDFSENGLFYVRYSAPSDIEDIDHNEILSEFSVAEDGETADPDSERILLDMPWHRPIHQSGTIEFGPDGYLYGSLGDGLNPYNAQDLTNLMGSVIRIDVDERKEDRPYGIPTSNPLVGEEGLDELYAWGLRNPWKMAFSGDRLIAGDVGQATWEEVDVIESGANYGWPLKEGTHCHDPQLGTSSEEQCVVESDRGETLVDPVLEFPHFDEEGFPVGFAVIGGHIHTGDVSAVEGDYLFGAFTSSFTTASGRLLAATPQDSGTWPIEELQVEGGLDIQVLSFGQDGDDSYVLGTRAALADDPLTKNEGVVYRLTE; encoded by the coding sequence ATGATCAGATCGCCAAAGCAGGACGACTCAATCTCTCGTCGACAACTCCTCCGAACAGCCGGCGCCGTTGGAGTGGCCGGTGCCCTCGCAGGGTGCTCGTTCGGTGGACGTCAACAGACAGAAGAGCCGGAACCGACCGCAACCGATACGGCGACCGCTACGTCTTCCCCCGATACCGAGAGCAAAGGACCCTCGGAACCGTACTTCGAGCAGGGAGCGACGGTTGGGCTCGAAGAGGTCGCTACCGGCCTCTCCTCGCCGAACGCGCTCGTCACCGCCGACGAGGACGTCGACCGGCGATTCATCATCGACCAGACCGGCGGGATCTACGTTCACGACGCCGACGGGCTCCGGTCGACGCCGTTTCTGGACCTCAGCGACCGGATAGTCGCACTCGGCGAGGGGCTCCCCAACTGGATCCCGTACGACGAGCGCGGTCTGCTCGGACTGGCGTTCCATCCCGATTTCTCGGAGAACGGACTGTTCTACGTCCGCTACAGCGCACCCTCGGATATCGAGGATATCGACCACAACGAGATCCTCTCGGAGTTCAGCGTCGCGGAGGACGGCGAGACGGCCGACCCCGACAGCGAGCGGATCCTCCTCGACATGCCGTGGCACCGACCGATCCACCAGTCGGGAACCATCGAGTTCGGGCCGGACGGATACCTCTACGGATCGCTGGGTGACGGACTGAACCCGTACAACGCCCAGGACCTCACCAACCTGATGGGGAGCGTCATCCGGATCGACGTCGACGAACGAAAGGAGGACCGCCCGTACGGGATCCCGACGAGCAACCCGCTGGTCGGCGAGGAGGGGCTGGATGAACTGTACGCGTGGGGACTGCGGAACCCGTGGAAGATGGCCTTCAGCGGTGACCGACTCATCGCCGGTGACGTGGGGCAAGCGACGTGGGAAGAAGTCGACGTCATCGAGAGCGGCGCCAACTACGGATGGCCGCTCAAGGAGGGGACCCACTGCCACGACCCCCAACTGGGAACCAGTTCCGAGGAGCAGTGTGTCGTCGAATCCGACCGTGGCGAGACGCTCGTCGACCCGGTCTTGGAGTTCCCGCACTTCGACGAGGAAGGCTTCCCGGTCGGGTTCGCCGTCATCGGCGGGCACATCCACACCGGAGACGTCAGCGCGGTCGAGGGCGACTACCTGTTCGGCGCGTTCACCAGTTCGTTCACGACGGCTTCCGGTCGCTTGCTCGCCGCGACGCCGCAGGACTCGGGGACGTGGCCGATCGAGGAGTTGCAGGTCGAGGGCGGCCTCGACATCCAAGTGCTCTCGTTCGGGCAGGACGGCGACGACTCGTACGTGCTCGGGACGCGGGCCGCGCTCGCCGACGACCCGCTCACCAAGAACGAGGGCGTCGTCTACCGGCTGACGGAATAA
- the glmU gene encoding bifunctional sugar-1-phosphate nucleotidylyltransferase/acetyltransferase codes for MQTVVLAAGKGTRMGPLTDTVPKPMLPVAGKPLVVHCLEHAIDAGASRLVVVVGYGADAVRETLADRDWDVPVTTVVQDELRGTADAVRTAAPELAAEPFVVLNGDVLYDEASLVELYSSGPAVGSFRVDNPSAYGVLRIEDGRVRGVEEKPENPQSNLVNTGAYVFPAAALDWLAVGESDRGERKLTDVLQRACETDTVTAVPFDRWLDVGRPWELLAANEWKLAELDRRIDGDVSPDADLRGAVVVEAGATVEPGVVIEGPTYVAEGAHVGPNAYIRGATALGSDSRVGHAVELKNSVLMRDSAVPHLTYLGDSILGRDVNLGAGTAVANLRHDDSPVKLTVKGERVSTGRRKFGIVCGDGVKTGINCTLNAGVTLSSGARVGPGETVLRDR; via the coding sequence GTGCAAACCGTTGTGCTGGCAGCCGGCAAGGGAACTCGGATGGGGCCCTTGACAGACACCGTCCCGAAACCGATGTTGCCGGTCGCCGGCAAGCCGCTCGTCGTCCACTGTCTCGAACACGCGATCGACGCGGGCGCGAGCCGGCTCGTGGTGGTCGTCGGGTACGGAGCCGACGCGGTCCGAGAGACGCTGGCCGACCGCGACTGGGACGTGCCGGTCACGACCGTGGTCCAAGACGAACTCCGGGGGACGGCCGACGCCGTTCGGACGGCCGCGCCCGAACTCGCCGCGGAGCCGTTCGTTGTCCTGAACGGGGACGTGCTCTACGACGAGGCCTCCCTCGTCGAACTGTACTCATCGGGACCGGCAGTCGGCTCGTTCCGTGTGGACAACCCGTCCGCTTACGGCGTGTTACGGATCGAGGACGGACGCGTCCGCGGGGTGGAGGAGAAGCCCGAGAACCCACAGTCGAACCTCGTGAACACGGGCGCGTACGTCTTCCCCGCGGCGGCGTTGGACTGGCTGGCGGTTGGTGAGAGCGACCGTGGCGAACGGAAACTCACCGACGTCCTTCAGCGCGCCTGCGAGACGGACACCGTGACCGCGGTCCCGTTCGACCGCTGGCTCGACGTCGGTCGGCCGTGGGAACTGTTGGCCGCCAACGAGTGGAAGCTCGCGGAGCTGGACCGCCGCATCGACGGCGACGTCTCCCCGGACGCCGACCTGCGGGGCGCCGTCGTCGTCGAGGCCGGCGCGACCGTCGAGCCCGGGGTCGTCATCGAGGGACCGACGTACGTTGCCGAGGGGGCTCACGTCGGCCCGAACGCCTACATCCGCGGCGCGACGGCGCTGGGATCGGACTCGCGGGTCGGCCACGCGGTGGAGTTGAAGAACAGCGTTTTGATGCGCGACTCGGCGGTGCCGCACCTCACGTACCTTGGCGACAGCATCCTCGGCCGCGACGTGAACCTCGGGGCCGGAACGGCGGTTGCGAACCTCCGCCACGACGACAGTCCGGTCAAACTCACGGTTAAGGGAGAGCGTGTCAGCACCGGCCGTCGGAAGTTCGGGATCGTCTGCGGCGACGGCGTGAAGACCGGCATCAACTGCACGCTCAACGCCGGCGTCACGCTGTCGAGCGGCGCGCGCGTCGGGCCGGGCGAGACGGTGCTCCGGGACCGGTGA
- a CDS encoding LamG domain-containing protein: MLLKLTGLATVGSVSTAGCLDATPPGRFGLGYGGDVWRLPGGIPPELLAANPLSLVGPSDGLVGHWPLDGTNDTMADVAGGNDGVVRGNPQLGVSGVYDSTAVEFGATADDYIEVANASVLTPDELGFGGWFRTSSGENEQTVVQKADSRFGTEGYAVDVQTPGRLRAHVGVESGRASVNPSADTHDGEWHHVFCTWDGQTLVMYLDGEEVGRDTSQSGAVVHSDRPLYIGYGDNGYTAYYDMNGAVDDVRVYDRAIGGDEVAALYGGVAEPTPTPTPTPTATPTPTPTPTATPTPTPTPTATPTPTPTPTDPSTQPTPVARWQFTETSGATVADSAGGNDGFVRGSPTLDTDGVFDTSGIGFGASADDYVEVPSSGTLTPTTALSFGGWFRTSSGENEQTVVQKADSRFGTEGYAVEVQTPGRLRAHVGVESGRASVNPSADTHDGEWHHVFCTWDGQTLVMYLDGEEVGRDTSQSGDVVPSSRSLYIGFGDNGYTAYYDMNGDVDDVRVYAAALTSDEVGAIVARPTTEPTPTPTATPTPTATPTATPVPNDEFGESGYGSHGYGGVVNGSEQ, encoded by the coding sequence GTGTTGCTCAAGCTGACCGGGCTCGCCACCGTCGGGTCCGTCTCGACGGCTGGCTGCTTGGACGCCACTCCACCCGGTCGGTTCGGGCTCGGCTACGGCGGCGATGTCTGGCGACTCCCCGGCGGCATCCCGCCGGAGCTACTCGCCGCGAACCCCCTCTCGCTCGTCGGTCCCAGCGACGGGCTGGTGGGTCACTGGCCACTCGACGGCACAAACGACACGATGGCAGACGTGGCGGGCGGCAACGACGGCGTCGTCCGGGGGAACCCTCAGTTGGGTGTGTCGGGGGTCTACGACTCGACGGCCGTCGAGTTTGGCGCGACGGCCGACGACTACATCGAGGTCGCGAACGCGAGCGTCCTCACGCCCGACGAACTGGGGTTCGGCGGCTGGTTCCGAACGTCGAGCGGCGAGAACGAACAGACCGTCGTACAGAAGGCCGACTCCCGCTTCGGCACCGAGGGGTACGCCGTCGACGTCCAGACACCGGGCAGGCTCCGGGCGCACGTCGGCGTCGAGAGCGGCCGGGCGTCGGTCAACCCCAGCGCCGACACACACGACGGGGAGTGGCACCACGTGTTCTGCACGTGGGACGGGCAGACGCTCGTCATGTACCTCGACGGCGAGGAAGTCGGTCGCGACACCTCCCAGTCGGGCGCAGTCGTCCACAGCGACCGGCCGTTGTACATCGGCTACGGCGACAACGGCTACACCGCCTACTACGATATGAACGGGGCCGTCGACGACGTGCGCGTGTACGATCGTGCGATCGGCGGCGACGAGGTCGCAGCCCTGTACGGCGGTGTCGCGGAGCCGACACCGACACCGACGCCCACGCCGACCGCAACACCGACACCGACGCCCACGCCGACCGCAACACCGACACCGACGCCCACGCCGACCGCAACACCGACACCGACGCCCACGCCGACGGACCCGTCGACACAGCCGACTCCGGTGGCCCGGTGGCAGTTCACGGAGACGAGCGGGGCAACGGTGGCGGACAGCGCCGGAGGGAACGACGGCTTCGTCCGTGGTTCGCCGACACTCGATACGGACGGGGTGTTCGACACGTCCGGCATCGGCTTCGGGGCGAGCGCGGACGACTACGTCGAGGTGCCCAGTTCGGGGACGCTGACACCGACGACCGCCCTCTCGTTCGGCGGCTGGTTCCGAACGTCGAGCGGCGAGAACGAACAGACCGTCGTACAGAAGGCCGACTCCCGCTTCGGCACCGAGGGGTACGCCGTCGAGGTTCAGACGCCGGGTAGGCTCCGGGCCCACGTCGGCGTTGAGAGCGGCCGGGCGTCGGTCAATCCCAGCGCCGACACACACGACGGGGAGTGGCACCACGTGTTCTGCACGTGGGACGGGCAGACGCTCGTCATGTACCTCGACGGCGAGGAAGTCGGTCGCGACACCTCCCAGTCGGGCGACGTCGTTCCGAGCAGCCGGTCGCTGTACATTGGCTTCGGCGACAACGGCTACACCGCCTACTACGACATGAACGGGGACGTCGACGACGTGCGCGTGTACGCGGCGGCCCTCACGAGCGACGAAGTCGGCGCCATCGTCGCCAGACCCACGACCGAACCCACGCCGACGCCGACGGCGACCCCCACACCGACTGCAACACCGACCGCGACGCCGGTCCCGAACGACGAGTTCGGCGAGAGTGGCTACGGGAGTCACGGCTACGGCGGCGTGGTGAACGGGAGCGAACAATGA
- the glmS gene encoding glutamine--fructose-6-phosphate transaminase (isomerizing) has product MCGIIGYVGEEQARPRLVAGLQQLEYRGYDSAGIALADDELSVYKQTGLISDLELPETTTQTCGVGHTRWSTHGKPTDANAHPHTDCSGRVAVVHNGIIANYDDLRAELPDHEFKSETDTEVVAHLIEVELEGTDDLLAAVEAVVERIEGSYALGVVAAGYDGIVAARRNSPLVVGHGTDGNFIASDVTPLLEHTRSVSYLEDGDVAHLTRSGVTVRHDGALVDREVTTIEWDADAAEKAGYEHYMLKEIHEQPTALRQAIAGRVDPIEGQVDLDDLSLSTEFLSDIDEIQFVACGTSYHACMYGKQLVEHLADVRATVEFASEYSVGSGRDPERTLVVGVSQSGETADTLRALRIARRSGIRTLGVTNTVGSTVARECDDVLYIRAGPEIGVAATKTFASQVVILALFAVTVAERRDELDPTVGRELLEHLQNLPGAVQGALDRNDSIEEVANAYAAGESFFFIGRRFGNPVALEGALKLKEISYDHAEGFPAGELKHGPLALVTEGTPVLALLTDGTRPEETRNNIKEVQSRGAPVIAFTSPDDDGDYEVNFDVPELGLIEPLVANVYLQLFAYHVADDKGREIDRPRNLAKSVTVE; this is encoded by the coding sequence ATGTGTGGAATAATCGGATACGTCGGTGAGGAACAAGCTCGGCCGCGACTCGTTGCGGGCTTGCAGCAGCTGGAGTACCGCGGCTACGATTCGGCGGGCATCGCCCTCGCCGACGACGAGCTGTCGGTGTACAAGCAAACCGGTCTCATCAGCGACCTCGAGCTCCCGGAGACGACGACACAGACCTGTGGCGTCGGTCACACCCGATGGAGCACGCACGGGAAGCCGACCGACGCGAACGCCCATCCGCACACGGACTGTTCGGGGCGGGTCGCCGTCGTCCACAACGGCATCATCGCCAACTACGACGACCTGCGTGCGGAGCTTCCAGACCACGAGTTCAAAAGCGAGACCGACACCGAGGTCGTCGCTCACCTCATCGAGGTCGAACTCGAGGGGACCGACGACCTTCTGGCGGCGGTCGAGGCCGTCGTCGAACGCATCGAGGGGAGTTACGCGCTCGGTGTCGTGGCGGCCGGCTACGACGGCATCGTCGCCGCCCGCCGGAACAGCCCGCTGGTCGTCGGCCACGGCACGGACGGGAACTTCATCGCGAGCGACGTGACGCCGCTGCTCGAGCACACCCGGTCGGTGTCGTACCTCGAGGACGGCGACGTCGCGCACCTGACCCGGAGCGGAGTGACCGTCCGACACGACGGCGCGCTCGTCGACCGGGAAGTCACCACGATCGAGTGGGACGCCGACGCGGCCGAGAAAGCAGGCTACGAACACTACATGCTGAAGGAGATACACGAACAGCCGACCGCCCTCAGGCAGGCCATCGCCGGCCGCGTCGACCCGATCGAGGGGCAGGTCGACCTGGATGACCTCTCCCTGTCGACGGAGTTCCTCTCCGACATCGACGAGATCCAGTTCGTCGCGTGTGGTACCTCGTATCACGCCTGCATGTACGGGAAACAGCTGGTGGAGCACTTGGCGGACGTGCGGGCGACCGTCGAGTTCGCGAGCGAGTACAGCGTCGGCAGCGGGCGCGACCCCGAGCGGACGCTCGTCGTCGGGGTCAGCCAGAGCGGGGAGACCGCGGACACGTTGCGCGCACTTCGGATCGCCCGGCGGTCGGGCATCCGGACGCTCGGCGTGACCAACACCGTCGGCAGCACGGTGGCACGGGAGTGTGACGACGTCCTGTACATCCGAGCCGGCCCCGAGATCGGCGTCGCGGCCACCAAGACGTTCGCGTCACAGGTCGTGATCCTCGCGCTGTTCGCCGTGACCGTCGCGGAGAGGCGCGACGAGTTGGATCCGACTGTTGGTCGGGAACTGCTCGAACATCTCCAGAACCTTCCAGGAGCCGTTCAAGGTGCTCTCGACCGTAACGACTCCATCGAGGAGGTTGCCAACGCCTACGCAGCCGGCGAGTCGTTCTTCTTCATCGGTCGCCGATTCGGCAACCCTGTCGCCCTGGAGGGCGCCCTGAAGCTCAAGGAGATCTCCTACGACCACGCCGAGGGGTTCCCCGCCGGGGAACTGAAACACGGCCCGCTGGCGCTGGTCACCGAGGGGACGCCGGTGCTCGCGCTGTTGACCGACGGAACGCGGCCGGAGGAAACCCGGAACAACATCAAGGAAGTCCAGTCGCGCGGCGCGCCGGTCATCGCCTTCACCTCACCCGACGACGACGGGGACTACGAGGTGAACTTCGACGTTCCTGAACTCGGACTGATCGAGCCGCTCGTGGCGAACGTCTATCTGCAGCTGTTCGCCTACCACGTGGCCGACGACAAGGGGCGAGAGATCGACCGACCGCGGAACTTGGCGAAGAGCGTCACCGTCGAGTAG
- a CDS encoding sugar phosphate nucleotidyltransferase → MKAVLLAAGGGRRLGPLTERRPKPMIPLGNQPILETVLEATIGVGVDEIVLVVGRGSERIQTHFGDGDEWDVEIEYVVQEHQLGAAHALSQVESVVDGHFFVVHGDQLVDAELLGRLLDRWEEIEVPTITAVRSDRPTEYGAVETEDGVVRAVSRTPTDDPPFLVNGGAYVFDERVFDVIHGMEETDDGDFGMATALQRLADGGDLSAVFHRGPWQDLTYPWDLLMTNATLVHEHERAEESERPGVHDTAAVSGSVALDEGVSVGPNATLLPGTSLGRNVRVGANAVVSNCIVMPGARIGDGAVLHDTIVGEAAEIGSNVTAEGGPADVVIDDTVHRGVGLGGVVADHATLGGNATVSPGAVVGCDVVADGGTVLQGRIESGETVRRA, encoded by the coding sequence ATGAAAGCAGTGCTACTAGCAGCCGGTGGTGGCCGCCGGCTCGGCCCCTTGACTGAAAGACGACCAAAGCCGATGATACCGCTCGGTAATCAGCCCATATTAGAGACTGTTCTGGAGGCAACGATTGGTGTCGGTGTCGACGAGATCGTGCTCGTCGTCGGTCGAGGCAGCGAGCGCATTCAGACGCACTTCGGCGACGGCGACGAGTGGGACGTTGAGATCGAGTACGTGGTTCAGGAGCACCAACTGGGTGCGGCGCACGCGCTCTCGCAGGTCGAGTCGGTCGTCGACGGGCACTTCTTCGTGGTTCACGGCGACCAACTCGTCGACGCGGAGCTGCTCGGGCGGCTTCTCGATCGGTGGGAGGAGATCGAGGTTCCGACGATCACAGCTGTTCGGTCTGACCGACCGACGGAGTACGGCGCCGTCGAGACCGAAGACGGGGTTGTCCGCGCTGTCTCCCGGACACCGACCGACGACCCGCCGTTCCTCGTCAACGGCGGTGCCTACGTCTTCGACGAACGCGTCTTCGACGTGATCCACGGGATGGAGGAGACGGACGACGGCGACTTCGGAATGGCGACGGCGCTCCAACGCTTGGCCGACGGCGGCGACCTCTCGGCGGTGTTCCACCGCGGCCCGTGGCAGGATCTCACCTATCCGTGGGACCTGTTGATGACGAACGCCACGCTGGTCCACGAACACGAACGGGCCGAGGAGAGCGAACGGCCTGGTGTACACGACACCGCCGCGGTATCGGGATCGGTCGCACTCGATGAGGGGGTGTCGGTCGGGCCGAACGCGACGCTGTTGCCTGGCACCTCACTCGGTAGAAATGTCCGTGTTGGCGCGAACGCGGTCGTCTCGAACTGCATCGTGATGCCCGGCGCACGGATCGGCGACGGAGCGGTCCTCCACGACACTATCGTCGGGGAAGCGGCCGAAATCGGATCGAACGTCACCGCTGAGGGCGGCCCGGCAGACGTCGTCATCGATGACACGGTCCATCGCGGCGTCGGACTCGGCGGTGTCGTCGCCGACCATGCAACGCTCGGCGGGAACGCGACGGTGTCTCCGGGAGCCGTCGTCGGCTGTGACGTCGTGGCGGACGGCGGCACAGTGCTGCAGGGACGGATCGAGTCCGGAGAGACGGTACGGAGAGCCTGA
- a CDS encoding NAD-dependent epimerase/dehydratase family protein, with amino-acid sequence MTVLVTGSTGFIGLNLLHALDREAVAMVRPSSSTSRLPDDVDTVEADLTNPDSLVSALEGVDSVVHLAAAVYDTARMAGTNTTGTERLVEAAAAADVERFVFTSTIGAHPDVPADTGSAYQQSKVASEELLFGRDHPFAVSAIYPTYIFGQRDYRLTRYEHVQPIATNRVLVPPLYTAATYNIVHVDDVVATIDHCLDGATGRQLVTGPNLTNKQVLGAIARHTPGKCTVVNVPYSAIRWGVKPAMDLLYRVGISPVPGEGFLQRGDYGTVRQDLTERAPVRQRSWQSAIRDTVEWYDSVGLL; translated from the coding sequence ATGACGGTGCTCGTGACCGGGTCGACGGGGTTCATCGGACTGAACCTGCTCCACGCGCTCGACCGGGAAGCGGTGGCGATGGTGCGTCCGTCCTCGTCGACGAGCCGACTCCCCGACGACGTCGACACCGTCGAGGCCGACCTCACGAACCCCGATTCGCTGGTGAGCGCGCTGGAGGGCGTCGACAGCGTCGTCCACCTCGCGGCGGCGGTGTACGACACGGCCCGCATGGCGGGCACGAACACGACCGGAACCGAGCGGCTCGTCGAGGCGGCCGCCGCCGCCGACGTCGAGCGGTTCGTCTTCACCAGCACCATCGGCGCGCATCCCGACGTCCCCGCCGACACGGGGTCCGCTTATCAGCAGTCGAAAGTTGCCTCCGAGGAGCTGCTGTTCGGGCGCGACCACCCGTTCGCGGTGTCGGCGATCTACCCGACGTACATCTTCGGCCAGCGGGACTACCGGCTGACGCGGTACGAACACGTCCAGCCGATCGCAACCAACCGTGTGCTGGTCCCACCGCTGTACACAGCCGCCACGTACAACATCGTCCACGTCGACGACGTCGTCGCCACGATCGACCACTGCCTGGACGGCGCGACCGGACGCCAACTCGTCACCGGGCCGAACCTCACGAACAAGCAGGTGTTGGGAGCGATCGCGCGGCACACGCCCGGAAAATGTACTGTCGTGAACGTCCCATACAGCGCGATTCGGTGGGGTGTCAAGCCTGCGATGGACCTGCTCTATCGGGTCGGTATCTCCCCCGTCCCGGGTGAGGGATTCCTCCAGCGGGGCGATTACGGCACCGTTCGCCAGGATCTGACCGAGCGGGCACCGGTCCGCCAGCGGTCGTGGCAATCCGCGATACGGGACACGGTCGAGTGGTACGATTCGGTGGGGCTGCTGTAG
- a CDS encoding GNAT family N-acetyltransferase — protein MTSATDSSCLFPAYDPTNFDHYPSEILYREAIQWGIENGYTTCDYGETTPDFEDGTFGFKTAFGGEARPTVRWERIGSRLGRVLFSVAGERLVPHQGGTRISRPH, from the coding sequence ATGACGAGCGCGACAGACTCATCCTGCTTGTTTCCGGCGTACGACCCGACGAACTTCGACCACTACCCGTCGGAGATACTCTATCGGGAGGCGATCCAGTGGGGTATCGAGAACGGCTACACGACCTGCGACTACGGCGAGACGACGCCCGACTTCGAGGACGGCACGTTCGGGTTCAAGACGGCCTTCGGCGGGGAGGCGCGCCCGACGGTCCGGTGGGAGCGGATCGGCTCCCGGCTGGGCCGTGTGCTCTTCTCGGTGGCGGGCGAGCGACTCGTCCCGCACCAGGGCGGCACCCGGATCAGTCGTCCGCACTGA